From the Trifolium pratense cultivar HEN17-A07 linkage group LG4, ARS_RC_1.1, whole genome shotgun sequence genome, the window CAGCGTCTCCTGTCCATTTATCATCTGCAACTATGGATAAATAGTCGATATCTTTAGCCCTAATGATCCCGGTGACTGTGCCTGGATTCTCGTCATGGATAAGATTCTTCTTTCCAACTTTGCACCACCCAGCACCTTGGCAATTGAATACACCAACAACGCCGGAATAGTCATTCATGTTCCATATCTTTAGAAGACTGCAATAACACAATCCAAGAGTAAAATACAAGCTAATATATCAATTGGTCACATATATTTAGGTAGCTAGAGAATTGTGGATTCTTTACCTCTTTCCATCTCTAGCAGGATCGGCAAATAAGCAATCTTTGGTTGGTCTTCCTGGAAGTTTACCTCGTAATATAGAACCATCAGGAAGTACAAGCTTCTTCAAAAGATTAAAGTCATGGTGTCCAGGCTTGTCACTGCACAACATTACAAATTCAGAAGGTAAGATATTGTTTATCTAATGAGAGTAATTTTGATATACTATCAACAAATCACAACTATTCATATGTGCGACTTTAATTCAGTTGTGTGCACAACATTTGGAAAAGCGAAATTATCATAAGAAATTGTCACCTGACATAAATAGGACATCCTCCAACAGCTCTTGCAGCAGCATGATATTCAGCCATTGGATGTAGACTctaaaatgcataaaaaattaaaagttaattagCTCATGAAGAAGCTAGCACATACTTAAGAAGGATCTGTTTTTTAACAGCTTACATGAAACATGTCCCAATCTGGCTGCATAAATTCACCAAGGAAAATAGTATTGTATGCAACTGACGCAATGTGAATAGTGTGTGATGCAGGGTCTCTCGGCCAGAAATCATCTGATGCTCTAATAACAGCCGAACGCTTTGCACTGCACCATGTAAATTCATTTACGAAAGTCGTTATTAATGTTATAATAAATCTAGAggaattttcataaaaaatcatTCGCTCGAGTTTTTGTATGTAATCCTACCTATATAATCCGTCTGTGTTGTGACTCATGCAACAAATGATTCCATTATCAGGAAAGTTCCTAGAGATCGATGCCTCCAAGGCCTGATGATATTTCCTTGCTAGTTTCACTCTCCCACCATGTCCTGCTCCAAGAGTTTCAAGGATGTTCTGAACATCAACTTTGACACCGTCGATACCAGCAGATGCTAGATACGAGTGGAGTTCATCGTAAAAGTGATAAACTTTCTCAGGATTCACAAGGCCAAGACCATTAATGGCAATGGTATCTAAAGCTTCATCTGGTTGATTGGACTTGACTCCAGGAGATGAGATAGGGAATGTCATCTTTGACTCATAGTGTTCCATGCCACTAGTATCGGGTTTAACACCTCCCCAATATCCTGTTATCGCATGCCAAACGTACACGTGCCTATAAACAAAAACGATGAAAATTTTGCAAAGATCATAAGTTGTTGAACTAAATATGTTGATCGAGAAGATTGAAgaaaaacgaaaatttgcttactTGATGGcatgttctttttttatttcattggTAATATGATTAAGTCCCATGGCAGGGTCCTCTATTCGGTGACCTTCCTTGCCGTCTTTCTGGAACTTGTGATTCTCTTTGATATGAGTTAAGCGATTCGCAAAGCTGTTAAACACGAAagcaacaaaattaattgtgaTTATTCAACATTGCGAAAATGTATCGAACTACAATCTATTTTTGACAATGAAACTTACTTTGCTGCACAATCGGCTTTCCATTCGACACCATTGGGGTCCATGCTAACAGATTGCCATCCATCGTCAATTATAACAAACTTAGCAGGAATTCCACCTTCCTCAAaactataaacaaaaaaaatgttaagttTCACAAATTAATGTCGATGACTATGTGATGCAAGAATCTTGTAACTTAGACCACTTTCGGCGAAAAGATTTAACACCTTTGTAGTCCTTGCTTCACGTTCTCTGATGTGACATTGGTATAGAAAGCATCCCATGTACACCAACCGAACCAGTTAAGCATATCTGGCATCTGAATAGTACAAGTAGGTAATGAATTTTAAGATTCAACTAGGCCATGAAATTTTTGCTTTAAAGAGGGAAAAAAGATATTAACCTTCTTTCGCTCGCGGTGACAGAATGTCTTCAAGTGTTTCTCAACAGTCctgaataaagaaaaataaaaccaatGATTCGTGTTAATTACACATTTATAAGAAACTGGAAACACAACAATGTGCATCAAAATAGTTTGGTTAAGGTCAAAAAGCATATTACTGGACTTATAGCTAATTTAGTTTTTGTTGGATGTGGCGCATAGTTACTGATAATAGTAATAAATGGGCAGGTGACTCGAGCGACGGTCCAGGGGTAATCTTGTAAACTGGATCATAGTATTTAAATACAAGTACTCTATAAACCTTAAACTTGAAATCGTAATACAAAGGAGTGGTAGTCAGAGACGTAAATACAATTGGTCAAATTTTGTTATCAAACATCCTGTGTTCATTATTTGCATTTTTCGtatctttattcttttgaaTTGGGTTTGCTGTGCCTGTTCTAACAATTTTAAGCTAGTTACCTAGTTAAGTCCTAATACTGGGCTAATGGAACATGTTCTAATTCAGATCACTTCAGAAGATTAAAACTTGAAGCTTGCTTCTAAAATTTTAACAACTAAATAGTACTAAAGTGAATAAAACCAAGCAAAGGctcaaatatttaaatttcCATCAGTGATGTAAATTGTAAACAGAAAATTAGACATGTCATTGAAACTCACTTGACAGCATTTGTTATAACTTCATAAGGATCTGATCCGGCCCCAATAAACACCAAATGAGTCCCATCAAATTCCTCCACATCGGGACATCCTGTAATCACCATGCATATATAACAAACATTAGTCTCAGCATTGTAGTCCTACCTGACTTGATGAATTAGTCTCACAGTTTGGCGCAGAGGATATCCACGGTACATAAAAACCATTAACAAATTAACGATATTATGTTGTGTTGTTATGAAGAATACATACCACTTTCGACACAAATCTCAATTTCATTTTGATCATTCCCTTGAAGAACTGCCCTAAAATCTCCTTCCAAAAGAGGCAACAAAACGGCGTAGGTGGAACCATCTTGGTCTTCTTCTCCATCAATATCACAACCATTGTGTGCTTCAATAAGCAAAAACTGTGTCTCAATGGGAATTTCTTGTCCACAAGTACCCATTCTCTGTGTCATCCACCACATCTTGAACCGGAAAAGACTCATAAACCTTAAACCCCTGAAACaacattaaaaatcaaaactttgaaTCACTCACCTTAACTATTAACactaataaacataataaacatCAAAAACCAAAAGGGGTCACT encodes:
- the LOC123924326 gene encoding probable galactinol--sucrose galactosyltransferase 1 produces the protein MTVGAGITVSDRNLMVLGKKVLSNVHDNVLVTPPSGGSLLNGAFIGVESHQKGCRRVFPIGKLEGLRFMSLFRFKMWWMTQRMGTCGQEIPIETQFLLIEAHNGCDIDGEEDQDGSTYAVLLPLLEGDFRAVLQGNDQNEIEICVESGCPDVEEFDGTHLVFIGAGSDPYEVITNAVKTVEKHLKTFCHRERKKMPDMLNWFGWCTWDAFYTNVTSENVKQGLQSFEEGGIPAKFVIIDDGWQSVSMDPNGVEWKADCAANFANRLTHIKENHKFQKDGKEGHRIEDPAMGLNHITNEIKKEHAIKHVYVWHAITGYWGGVKPDTSGMEHYESKMTFPISSPGVKSNQPDEALDTIAINGLGLVNPEKVYHFYDELHSYLASAGIDGVKVDVQNILETLGAGHGGRVKLARKYHQALEASISRNFPDNGIICCMSHNTDGLYSAKRSAVIRASDDFWPRDPASHTIHIASVAYNTIFLGEFMQPDWDMFHSLHPMAEYHAAARAVGGCPIYVSDKPGHHDFNLLKKLVLPDGSILRGKLPGRPTKDCLFADPARDGKSLLKIWNMNDYSGVVGVFNCQGAGWCKVGKKNLIHDENPGTVTGIIRAKDIDYLSIVADDKWTGDAVMFSHLSGEVVYLPKDVSIPITMKSREYEVFTVVPVKELPNGVKFAPIGLIKMFNSGGAVKEFSYGSNGSANVSVKVRGCGLFGAYSSTPPKLITVDSEEVDFSYEEESGLVTIDLRVAERELYQWNVSIDL